In Haliaeetus albicilla chromosome 26, bHalAlb1.1, whole genome shotgun sequence, the sequence CTGCTGTCTGCTTAAATCCCCTCCTTTAGTTAAATCAGTGCAACTTTCTTTCCGGATAAACCTGAAACGCCCAGGCAGCATCCTTCCCTGCTAGTTACatccctctttttccttcccatacGTGCACACTATTAACGAAAGTGATTTACTTCTTGTATAAACAGTTGTGAAGCCAAAGGTTTCCCATCACCCTGCCCTGGctcagccccttcccctccgcCCGGCACAGCGTTATTCGGGGACTCTGCTTCGGTTGTAAATTCTCCTTTCAGCGTGCAGCCTTTGAGTTTGTACAGCTGCTGCCGTAGCACCCAGTTGCTGAAATTACCAGGGCCGAGGGGGCACCCAGCCTGGGCACCTTCAGACCCCCCCAATGCCACGCTGGGAGCAAGCGGAGGGGCTGTGGGTGCTCCCCGGTGCAGGGTCCGATGGCTGGCAATAAGTTTGAGGACGGGCAGGGGAGTTTTTGGAGCCTTAGTGACAACCGAGAGCAGCAGGTCTGGCTTTTGCCCAGCCTGTTTCCTCGAGATTTTGGGGGAATCACGTGGGATGGGGAATTTTTAGGGGGAAATGAGGGGGCTGCAGCCGGGTTGGGCCGGCAGAGCAGGGTTTGCAGCCGCCTGGCGTGCAAGGGAGCGTTTCCCTGCTCCCGGCTTGCAAACCCCACGGGAGGAGCGGAGGTTGGGTGCCAGCGGGCTCGACGCTGGCTGCAGCTCTCGCCTTATCTGCAGCAGGGTGGGTGCCATGctcagccccggccccgccgccgctcctcGGGGACCGCTCCAGGCTCGGAGCAGGCGAAGATCTCGCCTGGAGAAAGCCCAGCCtggtgggaggaaaaagaacCTCTGGGCTCCAAGACGGTCAAACCGGCGTAACTCGTGCCGGGGAGGCGGCAGCACCCGTAGCGAGGACCCGACCCGGTTGCAGCGGCACggtgccagggcaggggctggatTGGCAGCGGGGGCTCCCGAGAGACGAGTTTGACCTTCACGGAGCAGAAGAGTGCCAGGCTGAGccggggggaaaggaggggagaggagaaagctcTCCTCTGTGGGTAAGCGGCGATGGCTGGGTGCTCCCCCGGGCGTGATGGGTGCTGTTGGGGCTGGGATGGCAGCGGGGAGAGCCCTGGGGCTGTTTGGGAGGACAAGTCACAGGCTGTCCCCAACTTGTTTATTCTTGGGGCCGGGGAACAGCTGTGGCTCCCGTGGATGGGGCGGCCACGGCGCTGGGGCTGCCGGCAGCGGTACGGTTACATGAAATCTGCCTTCTGAGAAGCCTCCTGGCCGGGCGCTAGGGGCTGGACACGGCGTATTTATAAATATTACCTCCTTCCAGCAGCACGGGGCCgcggtgggagggagggaggaaggaggaatgGGGGCGGCGCTGGGAATGGCACCGGTGGGGAGGCACGGGGTGGCCGCTGTCACCTTGCGCCTTCTGCTCGTGGCAGGTGGCACCATGGACTTGGGGCGCGTGGAGCTCaagggctggttttgctgagcATCCCCACTTTCCGGGGCGTTTTCTAGGATTTTGGGACACGCGGTGCCTCTAAATCCCAGCGCCATGGTACGTTGCATCTGCCCTGCTGGAACCAAGCTGGGGGCCAGGGATGATGCTGTCCTGCCAGTTCCCCTTATTGCTCATTCATGCagttattggaaaaaaaaaaaaacccaacacccaaGTTGCCTGGAGTCAGCCCGCGGTGGAGCAGGACGGGGTTTGCTCTTTGGCCGTGGGTCGCACGCGGGGCCCCCCGCTCCCGGCTCTCTCCCGCGCGCTTGGGAGCGCGCGACCTTTGCCGAGGTGAGCGGGACACGGCGCGGCCGCGCGGCGTTTTCCTCGCCGGTGCGGCTGAGGCCCCTCCAAGGTCACCCCGCTCCTCTCCTCGCCTCGTCGCTGAAAGGCGGACACGATACGGGGCTGATTAATCACTCAGCCCGGGGTGGTGCTGGGCTGCAGAGTGTCCTCGGCCCCTGCGCTGCTGTTGGCTCATCCTCGCCCGAGGAACGTCCTTCTGCCTGttaacacttttatttttaattgccgCTGTCgggcgggggggtgggaggggagggcaggaacTTGTTGGCTCGGGCTGTTTGCGCTAGCGGGCTGTGAATTCCCCGGATGGTCAGTCGGACAGTGATGTTTCAATCAGGGCTCCCGCACCGTGCCAACCACCCAAAAACCCAGGGCTTTTGCTCTGGTTTGGAGCGGCCATAGAAGCAGGATGTGGCCCCTCTGCGGTGGGGTCCCAGGGgtccccctgcctcccccagacCTGCTCCGGGGACTGCCCCCGGACCTGGCCCGCGGTGCCAGCCTCCACCTGCCGTGCCCGGCTGGGGTGATGGCACGCATGCCATCCCCCAGCTGTGCCATGCCGGGCAGAGGGGCTTTTTGGGGTGAAGGAGAGGCATCGGAGCTAGGCTGCGTATTATTAACCCCACAACGGCTGCCACGCACGGGTGGGCTCTCATGGATCTACCTTGGCACCACCGGAACCAGGGGGGCATTTTTATGGACCCCATTTATTCTGCCCTGGGGGTGACACTGTGACAAGGGACACTCAGCCCTGGCTTTTGTTTCCCAGGGACTGATGCTTTTTCCTCCACCGGGTCCCTGTTACCTCCCTGGTGAGTCAAGCTTACCTGGGCAGTCTGGGGACCGCTTTAGCCAGGGTCCTGCTGCCTTACAAGACTTGTGTTAATGTTTTTACTGTGCTGGATACCTGGGTCGCTTCCAGGAGCGGTATTTAACGCATGGAAGGGAAAACATTTGGCCTCTGACCCAAGTGCCTGTTAACAACGCCGCTGTCCACGTTTCTGAGATGCCGGGGCTAAAAACAGTCCCGGTGACTCAGTCTCTCATTGGCGTTGTCAACTGACCCCGGCTTTTATTTGCCAAGTCCCTCcgccttctccttctccctttcaggGCTGCGTGCTCTCTGCATGGGGAAGGCGGctctggctggggctggggtggctCTGGCCATCCACCTGCCTGACCCATCTCCTGCCTGACCCATCTCCTGCCTGACCCATCTCCTGCCCGCTGGGTGGGTGGTTGGGAGGGCACTGTTACTCTCTGGGGTTGGAAACGGGGCCATCTCAccccctctcccaccaccccatcCTCATCCCAGAGGGCTGTAGGCTGGATGGGACCTCTGGAGTCTCTGGTCCAGCCCCAAGCACGGCCAATGTTGGCGTTAGATCAGggtctccaaggatggaggttGCCCTGTGGCTAGGGTTTGGCTAGGTGAGGAATCCCTTCTTAATACCCCGGGTTGGACCCTGCCCCGCTGTCAACCACAGATCCGTGTGCTCCTCTGCATGAAGATGAAGGACACCAGCCTTCTTCCCACTGGGTGCCGGTGTTACCCGACCCCTGACACCATGGGTACGCCGGCACGGCATAAATCACCCCTGTGGTGGCCTTGCCAAGTCAGGGTGAGTGCCCCAAAGGAGATGCCGCGCGGCCGGTCCTAGCCGCACGGGAGCGGATGGGTGCCAGCCGCGTtgctggcggcgggggggggcacagcagTGGCTTGCCGGCCCGACCCGGGGGAGCTTCCACAGCtgggggggcaggtgggggaccTTGATCTGCTCAGGGTGCTCGGGGACGTGCCGCGGTGTCCTCATGGGACAGTGGTACAGCCAGCACAGGGACGTGATGCAAAGCAGCTTTGCATAAcgggggcgtggggggggtccccggcaCCGTGCTAGCTGTGTGGGGCGTCACGCAGGCGTCCTTGTCGTCTCCTGGCTTTGTCATTGCCATCCTGGCTGGCCAGCACTGGTGTTGCTGTCCTGGTGGGGACTggctgtgggtgctggagggACCCCACGTATTGCCCAGCAGCATGCGGGGCCAAATCCGGCTGCATAATGCTGGTGCTTATTCTGCACCCGCTCCGGGCACACGGAGGGTGAGGGATCCCTGCGTACCACATCCTCTGGAGTGACCAGGGATGGCTTTTGCCCCTCTGTGTATTTGCAGGCAGGGATGTcgctgcaggcagcactgcagctccCGAGGGGATGCGATGGGGCAGACCCAGCCTCGGCTCCAGCACCCCGGTGAGCCCGGCGGTGGTGGCTGCATCTGGTTTTGCCATGCTTTTTCTCAGCTCGATTGCTAACTCCTGTGTTGCAGTGAGAAAAACAAGCaggtttggaggttttttgcaacttcccccccccgccaccctgCAACCCATGTGGCTGCTACTGCCTTAAAAGCAGGGTCTTGAAAATGAGGAAACACGGGGCTGGCCCCGGCAAGGACCACGGAGGAGCTGCAACCCGCTGGCCCTGGCACCCAGAGGCCCCCCGGTGCTGCCATCCCACCCCCAGGTAACCCCTGCCCCATCGTCCCCCTTCCCCGCACGGCGGGGTGGCAGCGGAGCCCGTCCCTGGGCTGTGGGCACCCATGGGGTGGCTTTGTGGGTGCCCGGCGGGGCAGTAGCTCGGTGCCGTTGGAAATCTCAGTCCGGAGCAAACAGCACCGGGCTCCcggctgcctgcacccagccaGCCGCTGCCTGCCCCGAAACGGCGGTGGGTGCTCGGTCCTGCCCGGGTTGGGGTGCGTCGGGCTCCCTCGCTCGCCGTCCCCGCGTCTCTCCTCCCCAACCCCCCggcatctgaaaatgaaaaacgAGGAAGGAAGGCTCGGCGGGCGCTTGCTGTCGGTAGCAAGAAGCAGAGAGCtgttttcacttctttcttctcccttttccttttcgCCGCCCTCTTGGTTGTCAATGAAGCGGCCCAGAGCGGCGGGTGGGTGGGCAGCGTGGCCCCCAACCCagctcccctccttccctggggGTCCCCACTCCTGGCTGAAGCTGCCGATTGATTTTTCCGCTCATAAACGGCCACAATCGACCAGGAAATAAACACATGCgagggagcggggctgggcCAGCGGCTCCTCGGTGCAATGAGTTTGGGGGTTCTCAGCTCTGTCTTCGGGGCATCACGGGGCATcggtcccctcttctctcttcaGCTTTCGAGGGAGTGGGCAGGAGATGCGCTGCGCTTGCTCTATATGTGTTTGTGTGCCCATATGGtgcaggcaggacaggcagcGTGGATACcgcttccccacgggctgcccagggagggtAACGCGATCCCACTGTATTTTGCAAGGGCTAAATCTGGAAACTGCCTTACGGCAGCTTTTATTTCTAACCCACACCTGGGCGCAGCGATGCGCTCGGGCAGGAGGCGGTGGGGTGCTGCGTGGGTGTGGGGACAGTAGTGCGGCTCCGGGTGTTTTGTCCCTTTGGGGTGGCACTGGGTGCCCCATGCCGGCTCTCCGCAGCGGTTCACGCGTTGCGGAGCAGCACCCGATGTCACTCCAGAAAGTACCGGCGGTTGCTGAGCAGCCGACCCCGCGCCACCGGCTGTCGCTTTATAAACTGCATCGGCAGCCTGGGTTGCAGTGATGCTGGGCTCccgtggggacaggggacagctCAGGGCCGCGCAAAGTCCTGCGGGGGACAAGGCAGCTCTGGGTGGCACAGGGGATCCTCTGGCTGGAGCCACCCCCGAGTGCTGCCCCGGCGTGGGGGGAAGCGTGTTGGTCTCTTGATGAAATAACACCctcagaggaaaagcaagaaaggtCCAGAAATAACCGTGTCGCTAAATAGCAGCAGAGATATTCTGAAGGGAGATTAATTCCCTGGCTCCGGCCCTGCGCGTTGTCCCAGTGATGGGTCTGGTGTGCGGTGGTGGAGTGCGGCTGGTGCCTGGGCAGCCCCCAGGCACTGATGGAGCCCACcgctccccagcacccagggaggTTTTCACTCAAAATGCTGCTCTGGCTTTAGGATGCAATCCTGCAACGGAGTGAGATTAgctttttcccccaccccaaggAACTAGGGGCAGGGTTGTAGGGTTTTCAGAGCAGAGGTAGAGTTTCCTTTGGGAAATCGGTCCCTGCATTCCTCGGTTGACCCTGGGCTGGTGCTTTGGGCTCCCCACCCCGgacctgggggctgcagccggGGTCAGGATCAGCCCAGCTCCACGGCGTGTCCCGCCGATGGTCGGCGATGGGCAGCACACCCTGTGCTATGGGCAGGGGGGTTGAGGGCCCACCTGGGTACCGGCTGCTCCAGGCATGGAAAAGCCTCCCTGCGTCCCCCCCGCTGCTGGTCCCCGCTCTCCGGACAGGAAAGGTGGAGTTGGGGTATGGAGAGCTGCTGGGGACCGTCCAccctttccctgctccctcctACCTTCCTGCCCTTCAgcccctcttctccctctccatcCCCTTCCCATTGCTCCGTcgacccccccggaccccccgctgccttcctccctcccctcctctgctcttccctctccGTGACCGATGGGGACGTTGGCCCAGCAGGTGCCCTGGCAGCACCCACCAGGAAACCCAATGCCTGGACATGCCTTGGCCGGCCGTGCTGCCCGCTCGGAGCCAGGCAAGCTGCTGCCCGTACACCGGGATGGACCCTTGCCGGGGTGCCCTCCGGGTAGGGACCAAGCTGGAGCTGCCCCTGGCGCGGGGACGGCTCCGGCTCAGCGGGAAAGCCGCTGGGTGTGCTTTTTCTAGGATGCTAACATCTTTCGCCTTCTCAGGAATAGCAGGCATCCCGGATGGAGCTGCCATCCCGCGTGCTTTATTTCTGCTCCCCTGGACCGACGGATGGCGGGACGTGTCCCCAGGTGGGACGTGTCCCCCGGGGTGGGGTGCCCGCACTGTGATGCCGGCCGGGTCCCCATCCTTTCCCACTGCCGGCTGCCTCCCTCCCGCCTGCCACTCTCCCACCCGGGCTGACTCAGAGCGAAAGCAGAAGCTGCTCGACGTttcggggggcgggggggaagccAAGCAGAACCAAGCAGGTTATTTTAAACCTGACCTAATTTCCCCCCTCTCCTTATCAGGCCCAGCTCTGGCAACCCTTCCCCATCCTCACCCTCAGCAGCTCCCCTTCTTGGGAGCTTCCCGGCGGAGAGGGCAGCGCTTTCGactccccccatccccatttCTTATAAGGGAGCAGCGGGGGGGTCCTGCAGCCAGGCGGGGCGGTGGGACCCGGGCCAGTGGGTGCGAGTGGGTGCCGTGGGTGACTGTGCTTTGGCACACTTCACGTGACACCCTCCCGTCCCCACATACCGGCTGCCCTTCCTGAGAAAAGCCTGGACCCTCCCAGCTCCACAGCAGGGCAGCTCCATCCTCACCCTTGACACCGAGTTTCCCCAGTGCTGGAGGTGCTGGCTGCTCgggcttcctcctcctcctcctcctcctcgtctcGTCCCCCAACCCTGCGCCCATCGAACCGGGGTCCCCGTGCAGCCACCCGCGGGGAGcgctcagccctgctgctgctcacgGTGCTTTGTAGGGCCACAAGTAGCTGCTTGCTTGCAAACACGGGGGCTGACCGCAAAGTTTCCCACGCACAGCTTGAAATCCCTTTCCTGCTCTCCCCAATTCTGGAAACCCCCGAAAATGGCCGTCTTGTGTGGCCGCTGCGCCTCTCGCTCCCTGCCCTGGCCGTGCCCCGGCTGTGCGGCGTGAGCTGGGTCTGCAAAGCACCATCGGTCCCTCCACGCTGCGATGGCTCATCCCGTCTCCCTGTGGCTCTTGGAGGCTTTTCTTCTCACCCTGCCCTTAATATTTGGAGTTATTACATCTCCCGTGTGCATCTGCTGTGGTTTATCCCCCCTCAGCCTTGTTTTATCCGCTGTGGGCTGTCCCCGGCATCGCTGGGTCCTTTTCCAGGGCTCTGCTGTTGCTCGTCTCAAACATTCCCCTGTGCCGTCCTCTAAGGCCGTTTGCGACAGCTGTCTTAACGAAGCTCCAATTGATAACTGTCCCAGGCTCTTCTTCTCCCATCCCCCTTCAGATGGGCCACCATGTCTAATTAATTACCTTTCTCTTGCTGTTCAATAGCTGGCTCTTGATCCATGTAATCGTATTTCTGTCCATGCTGGCTTGATTTAATTTCCCCCTTAGGATATCGCGTGGCACTGTGTATCAGATGCCTCACCGAAACCCCGGTGTGTTGTGTCCGCCGTGGCCCCTTTGTCTGCAATTACGCATTGTATTTAAATAGCAAAACCCTCCAGATTTGTCAGGTTACGCTGCCGCAGAGCAAACCCCGGGTGTTTGGCTCCTGCCCGTTCCCCTGGCAGCGGTTGCTTTGGGTCCCGTGCTCCGCTTTCCCTCCCACCCTGCGGATGCTGTGGTCCAGACCCCCCCATCCCGCCCGGCATCTCCCGCATCCCCATCCCAGCGCCGTCTGGGAAACCAGCCCCGTGGAGACCCATCATCGTGTCCCGGAGAGCCCTGGGTATGGCAGCTCCCTTCACCCCTCCATCCTCATCCCCCCCTCCACGGGCCGCCGTCCCCTTTGTACGGGGGAACAAGGGCTGGTCTGTGCGGTGCGGGGGCCTCGCacgcctcccccccccggcctccgCGCTCGCGTGCCGGCCCCGCACAGAAGCCGCGTTGTTCGCCCCGTGCCAGAGCTGAGGTTTTGGGGCAGCCGGGCTGAGGGTTAAAGCTTGCCTCCGGCTCCTGGCACCCGCCGgccttttcttcctgctctttccttgctttctctttcccttttgctcCGCACCCGGGTTCTGGTTTTTTCCTGGCCCTTCTCGCTTTGCTCCGGTGTTTTGGAAGTTGGTGGCTCAAAGCACGCTCCAGCTGAACCCGGCGGTACGTGAGTCCACGCTGGCCGGGTGCGGGGTCCCGGCTGCTCCCTGCTttccccgtcccccccaccccaccagggtGTCCCCAGGGAGAGCGGTGGCATGACGGGGAGCTGCGGCAGGAGGGCAGACCCGTCCATCTGGCGTTGGGGCGATTGTCCTGGCTTAGTCACTGGCTGGTACGGGTGCTCCGGGATGTCTGCTCCctccccgtgcctcagtttccctgctgCAAAAGTGGTTGTCGCTGATGTGCCGTGTCCTCCTCTCAGGGTCACCTCCGTGCTCAGCGGGCGCCCGCGTCCCACCCCCCTGGTGCGCCATGGCGTCCCGTATCGGTCTGCGGATGGAGCTGATGAAGCAGCAAGCGCAGCAGGAGGCCGAGAGGGAACGGGTGCAGCAGCAGATGATGATGAACTACATGCAGCAGCAGCGGATGCCGGTGGCCTCCACCCCGGCCATCAACACCCCCGTCCACTACCAGTCCCCACCGCCTGTGCCTGGAGAGGTCCTCAAGGTACAGTGCTGGGGGTGTCCCCCTTGCCCCGGGGCCGAGGTGATGTGGGAGATCCCTGATGGTTTGTCTCCTTGCAGGTTCAGTCCTACCTGGAGAACCCCACCACGTACCACCTCCAGAAGTCACGGGACAAGAAGGTTCAGGCTTATCTCTCCGAAACCTACGGGAACAAGTTTGCTGCCCACGTCAGCCCCGTCAGCCACTCGCCCAAGCCACCCCCCGCCGCGTCCCCCGGCGTCCGACCCAGCCACGTCATGTCCTCCTCGGCGGGCAACAGCGCGCCCAACAGCCCCATGGCCATGCTCAACATCGGCTCCAACCCCGAGCGGGAGGTGAGGAGGTGCCAGCAcgctgctgggggaggcgaaGGTGCTGGAAAGGGCAGAGAAGCCCATTGGCACCTTACGCCTTTCCCTTTCAGTTCGATGAGGTCATCGACGACATCATGCGCCTGGATGACGTTTTGGGCTATATGAACCCTGAAGTCCACATGCCCAACACAGTAAGTCTCTGATGCGCGTTAGGAAAAGACCAGACCCTGGGCTGCGGGAGGGAGCGAGGGAGGGTGGCCTGGGGGTGTCCCGCACCCCCATGATtgctggggatggaggtggcACAGAGGGGACCTGTCCTTCTTCCACATCCCTGCAGCGATGCCCGGGTGCCAGCCAAACCCAGCCTCGTCCCTGGGACGGGTGTCCCTGGGGACCTGGGGCTGTGGGAAGGGAGGCAGCGAGATCGTCCTTTTGCAACGGCAAGAGCCAgttcttcagctgcttctcctctttAATGATAGTTGGGAACCCTCATAAAAAGccagagagacaggagaggggcaTGGGGAGGGACCAAGCGTCCActgcagcgcagggggatgtTAGTGCTGGGAGAGGTTTCCCAGCCAGAAACTTCCTCGGAGCAGCGCCGTCTCCCGGGTCAGATCCGTATGGCAGCATGTGCCTCCCAGTGGGATTCATCCTGCCGAGCCCTTCTCGGATGTGATTCATCTGCCCTATTTTAGATGTTGGCCGTGGGAGGGGATCAGCTGTGCCCTTTGAAGTCCTGTTTTCTTTGCTACTCTGATTATAGCTGTTTTAAGGGCCCAGGAAGACAATTACACCTGCCTGGGCTACGCGCTCGCATCCCAGAGGCCAAGCAGCCGGGCTTGAACCCCAGTCCCGCAGCCCCGGATGGAGCTAACCCGCCTGTCCCTCTGGTTTTCAGCTGCCGATGTCCAGCAGTCACATGAATGTCTATAGCGGGGACCCCCAGGTGACAGCCTCTCTCGTAGGTGtcaccagcagctcctgccccgcCGACCTCACCCAGAAGAGAGAGCTGACAGGTACgtccccagccccagagctggcgaGGTGATGGCGATTGCCAAAAccggccggggctgccctgTCCCCGTGGGTGGGGAGGGCGGCTctggggggtgctgggctgCTCCGACACCAGCCTGGGATGCTCGTGGGGCGAGATGCAGCCTTGTCCCCTCCGGGTGACGTTGTGGGTCTCGGTTACAGATGCTGAGAGCCGAGCCCTGGCAAAAGAGCGCCAGAAGAAAGACAATCACAACCTGAGTGAGTTCGGTGCTGGCTGCCCGTGAGTGGCATGgccttccctctcccacccctgcagccctttCCCCATTGCTCTTCATCCTCGTTCCCCCTCCCTCTGAGTTGGGTTCCCCTTCCCAGCCCACCTCACCCTCAGGAAacacccccacagccccctgccATGGCTCCCTCTTTCCCGGCTCCGCAAAATGTCTGCAGTGCAGGAGACACCCTGTTGTCCTTCTCGTTAGCACTGGGGGAAGGTCAGACCTGCTGGGGCGATGGATGGGAGCAAGGTGCCAAAGGGTTGGCCCCAGAGGTTTCTTATCCTGAGCCCCCCAACT encodes:
- the TFEB gene encoding transcription factor EB, giving the protein MASRIGLRMELMKQQAQQEAERERVQQQMMMNYMQQQRMPVASTPAINTPVHYQSPPPVPGEVLKVQSYLENPTTYHLQKSRDKKVQAYLSETYGNKFAAHVSPVSHSPKPPPAASPGVRPSHVMSSSAGNSAPNSPMAMLNIGSNPEREFDEVIDDIMRLDDVLGYMNPEVHMPNTLPMSSSHMNVYSGDPQVTASLVGVTSSSCPADLTQKRELTDAESRALAKERQKKDNHNLIERRRRFNINDRIKELGMLIPKANDLDVRWNKGTILKASVDYIKRMQKDLQRSRDLENHSRRLEMTNKQLLLRIQELEMQARVHGLPTSSPSGVNVAELAQQVVKQEASGDEGTLEPLLPPPDPESQLQPALPPPPQSPYHQLDFTHSLSFDDGSRGFPDSLEPGHSASFPSLSKKELDLMLMQDTMLPLASDPLFSAMSPEASKASSRRSSFSMEDADML